The following proteins are co-located in the Mus caroli chromosome 7, CAROLI_EIJ_v1.1, whole genome shotgun sequence genome:
- the Tshz3 gene encoding teashirt homolog 3 isoform X2, which translates to MPRRKQQAPRRAAAYVSDELKAAALVEDDVEPEEQAADGEPSAKYMCPEKELSKACPSYQNSPAAEFSSHEMDSESHISETSDRMADFESSSIKNEEETKEVQVPLEDTTVSDSLEQMKAVYNNFLSNSYWSNLNLNLHQPSSENNGGSSSSSSSSSSSCGSGSFDWHQSAMAKTLQQVSQNRMLPEPSLFSTVQLYRQSSKLYGSIFTGASKFRCKDCSAAYDTLVELTVHMNETGHYRDDNHETDNNNPKRWSKPRKRSLLEMEGKEDAQKVLKCMYCGHSFESLQDLSVHMIKTKHYQKVPLKEPVTPVAAKIIPAARKKPSLELELPSSPDSTGGTPKATLSDASDALQKNSNPYITPNNRYGHQNGASYAWHFEARKSQILKCMECGSSHDTLQELTAHMMVTGHFIKVTNSAMKKGKPIMETPVTPTITTLLDEKVQSVPLAATTFTSPSNTPASVSPKLTVEIKKEVDKEKAVPDEKPKEREKPSEEEEKYDISSKYHYLTENDLEESPKGGLDILKSLENTVTSAINKAQNGTPSWGGYPSIHAAYQLPNMMKLSLGSSGKSTPLKPMFGNSEIVSPTKTQTLVSPPSSQTSPMPKTNFHAMEELVKKVTEKVAKVEEKMKEPEGKLSPPKRATPSPCSSEQSEPIKMEASCDGGFKSQENSPSPPRDACKEASPSAEPVENGKELVKPLSGGLSGSTAIITDHPPEQPFVNPLSALQSVMNIHLGKAAKPSLPALDPMSMLFKMSNSLAEKAAVATPPPLQAKKAEHLDRYFYHVNNDQPIDLTKGKSDKGCSLGSGLLSPTSTSPATSSSTVTTAKTSAVVSFMSNSPLRENALSDISDMLKNLTESHTSKSSTPSSISEKSDIDGATLEEAEESTPAQKRKGRQSNWNPQHLLILQAQFAASLRQTSEGKYIMSDLSPQERMHISRFTGLSMTTISHWLANVKYQLRRTGGTKFLKNLDTGHPVFFCNDCASQIRTPSTYISHLESHLGFRLRDLSKLSTEQINNQIAQTKSPSEKLVTSSPEEDLGTTYQCKLCNRTFASKHAVKLHLSKTHGKSPEDHLLFVSELEKQ; encoded by the coding sequence CCTATGTTTCCGATGAGTTAAAGGCAGCTGCCTTGGTAGAAGATGACGTAGAGCCGGAGGAACAAGCGGCAGATGGAGAGCCCTCAGCCAAGTACATGTGTCCAGAGAAGGAACTCAGCAAGGCCTGCCCTAGCTACCAGAACTCACCGGCCGCTGAGTTCTCCAGCCATGAAATGGACAGCGAGTCTCACATCAGTGAGACGAGTGACCGGATGGCTGACTTTGAAAGTAGTTCCATCAAGAATGAGGAGGAGACCAAGGAGGTCCAGGTGCCCCTGGAGGACACCACCGTGTCCGATAGCCTGGAGCAGATGAAGGCCGTGTACAACAACTTCCTGTCCAATTCCTATTGGTCCAACCTCAACCTGAACCTGCACCAGCCCTCCTCCGAGAACAATGGcggcagcagtagcagcagcagcagtagcagcagcagctgtggcaGCGGGAGCTTTGACTGGCACCAGAGTGCCATGGCGAAGACCCTGCAGCAGGTGTCCCAGAACCGAATGCTGCCAGAGCCCAGCCTGTTCAGCACCGTGCAGCTGTACCGCCAGAGCAGCAAGCTGTACGGCTCCATTTTCACTGGGGCCAGCAAGTTCCGTTGCAAAGACTGTAGTGCTGCCTATGACACTCTGGTAGAGCTGACCGTGCACATGAATGAGACAGGTCACTATCGCGATGACAACCACGAGACCGACAACAACAACCCCAAGCGCTGGTCCAAGCCTCGCAAACGGTCTTTGTTGGagatggaggggaaggaggatgcTCAGAAGGTGCTCAAGTGTATGTACTGTGGCCACTCCTTTGAGTCCCTCCAAGACCTGAGCGTCCATATGATCAAAACTAAACACTACCAAAAAGTGCCTCTCAAGGAACCTGTCACACCCGTTGCAGCCAAAATCATCCCTGCTGCTCGGAAGAAAccttctctggagctggagctgcctAGCTCCCCTGATTCCACAGGTGGAACCCCCAAAGCCACCCTGTCTGATGCCAGCGACGCTCTGCAGAAGAACTCCAACCCTTACATCACGCCAAATAACCGGTACGGCCACCAGAACGGGGCCAGTTATGCATGGCACTTCGAGGCCCGCAAGTCTCAGATCCTCAAATGCATGGAGTGTGGCAGCTCCCATGACACGCTCCAGGAGCTCACAGCTCACATGATGGTCACTGGCCATTTTATCAAGGTCACAAACTCGGCCATGAAGAAGGGGAAGCCCATCATGGAGACACCGGTCACGCCCACCATCACCACCTTGCTGGACGAGAAGGTGCAGTCTGTGCCACTGGCAGCCACCACATTCACGTCTCCCTCCAATACGCCCGCGAGTGTCTCCCCGAAGCTGACGGTGGAGATCAAAAAGGAAGTGGACAAGGAGAAAGCAGTCCCGGATGAGAAacccaaggagagagagaagcccaGTGAAGAGGAGGAAAAGTATGACATTTCTTCCAAGTACCACTATTTGACTGAAAACGACCTAGAAGAGAGCCCTAAAGGCGGACTAGATATCCTTAAATCCCTCGAGAACACAGTGACGTCTGCCATCAACAAGGCTCAGAATGGCACTCCCAGCTGGGGCGGCTATCCCAGCATCCACGCTGCCTACCAACTCCCCAACATGATGAAGTTGTCCCTGGGTTCCTCGGGGAAGAGCACGCCCCTGAAACCCATGTTTGGCAACAGCGAAATCGTGTCTCCCACAAAAACCCAGACCCTGGtctctccacccagcagccaaacCTCTCCCATGCCCAAGACAAACTTTCACGCCATGGAGGAACTGGTGAAAAAAGTCACGGAGAAAGTTGCCAAAgttgaggagaaaatgaaagagccGGAAGGCAAGCTTTCGCCACCCAAGCGGGCCACGCCGTCCCCGTGCAGCAGCGAGCAGAGCGAGCCCATCAAGATGGAGGCCTCCTGCGATGGCGGCTTCAAAAGCCAGGAGAACAGCCCCAGCCCACCAAGAGATGCGTGCAAGGAGGCGAGCCCCTCCGCAGAGCCCGTGGAGAATGGCAAGGAACTGGTGAAGCCCCTGAGCGGAGGTCTCAGCGGCAGCACAGCCATTATCACGGACCACCCACCAGAACAGCCTTTTGTGAACCCCCTGAGTGCCCTGCAGTCGGTCATGAACATCCACCTGGGCAAGGCTGCCAAGCCCTCGCTGCCTGCGCTGGACCCCATGAGCATGCTTTTCAAGATGAGCAACAGTCTGGCCGAGAAGGCAGCTGTGGCCACCCCGCCACCCCTTCAGGCCAAGAAGGCGGAGCATCTGGACCGCTATTTCTACCACGTCAACAATGACCAGCCCATAGACTTGACAAAAGGGAAGAGCGACAAAGGTTGCTCTTTAGGTTCAGGGCTTTTGTCCCCCACGTCCACATCCCCGGCAACTTCTTCATCCACGGTGACAACGGCAAAGACATCTGCCGTCGTATCATTCATGTCAAACTCGCCGCTGCGTGAGAATGCCTTGTCAGATATATCCGATATGTTGAAGAACTTGACAGAGAGCCACACGTCAAAATCCTCCACTCCTTCCAGCATCTCTGAGAAGTCTGACATTGACGGGGCCACCCTGGAAGAGGCCGAGGAGTCGACTCCGGCGCAGAAGAGGAAAGGCCGCCAGTCAAACTGGAATCCTCAGCACCTGCTAATCCTGCAGGCGCAGTTTGCAGCCAGCCTACGGCAGACTTCAGAAGGGAAGTACATCATGTCTGATCTGAGCCCCCAGGAGCGCATGCACATCTCCAGGTTCACCGGCCTCTCCATGACCACCATCAGCCATTGGCTGGCCAATGTGAAGTACCAACTTCGAAGGACAGGTGGAACAAAGTTCCTCAAAAACTTGGACACTGGACACCCAGTGTTCTTTTGTAACGACTGTGCGTCACAAATCAGGACTCCTTCCACGTACATCAGCCACCTAGAGTCACATCTGGGCTTCCGGCTACGGGACTTATCAAAATTGTCCACCGAACAGATTAACAATCAAATAGCACAAACCAAGTCGCCGTCTGAAAAACTGGTGACATCCTCCCCGGAGGAGGATCTGGGGACCACCTACCAGTGCAAACTTTGTAATCGGACCTTTGCGAGCAAGCATGCTGTTAAACTTCACCTTAGCAAAACCCACGGGAAATCACCGGAAGACCACCTCCTGTTCGTTTCTGAACTGGAGAAACAGTAG
- the Tshz3 gene encoding teashirt homolog 3 isoform X3 encodes MCPEKELSKACPSYQNSPAAEFSSHEMDSESHISETSDRMADFESSSIKNEEETKEVQVPLEDTTVSDSLEQMKAVYNNFLSNSYWSNLNLNLHQPSSENNGGSSSSSSSSSSSCGSGSFDWHQSAMAKTLQQVSQNRMLPEPSLFSTVQLYRQSSKLYGSIFTGASKFRCKDCSAAYDTLVELTVHMNETGHYRDDNHETDNNNPKRWSKPRKRSLLEMEGKEDAQKVLKCMYCGHSFESLQDLSVHMIKTKHYQKVPLKEPVTPVAAKIIPAARKKPSLELELPSSPDSTGGTPKATLSDASDALQKNSNPYITPNNRYGHQNGASYAWHFEARKSQILKCMECGSSHDTLQELTAHMMVTGHFIKVTNSAMKKGKPIMETPVTPTITTLLDEKVQSVPLAATTFTSPSNTPASVSPKLTVEIKKEVDKEKAVPDEKPKEREKPSEEEEKYDISSKYHYLTENDLEESPKGGLDILKSLENTVTSAINKAQNGTPSWGGYPSIHAAYQLPNMMKLSLGSSGKSTPLKPMFGNSEIVSPTKTQTLVSPPSSQTSPMPKTNFHAMEELVKKVTEKVAKVEEKMKEPEGKLSPPKRATPSPCSSEQSEPIKMEASCDGGFKSQENSPSPPRDACKEASPSAEPVENGKELVKPLSGGLSGSTAIITDHPPEQPFVNPLSALQSVMNIHLGKAAKPSLPALDPMSMLFKMSNSLAEKAAVATPPPLQAKKAEHLDRYFYHVNNDQPIDLTKGKSDKGCSLGSGLLSPTSTSPATSSSTVTTAKTSAVVSFMSNSPLRENALSDISDMLKNLTESHTSKSSTPSSISEKSDIDGATLEEAEESTPAQKRKGRQSNWNPQHLLILQAQFAASLRQTSEGKYIMSDLSPQERMHISRFTGLSMTTISHWLANVKYQLRRTGGTKFLKNLDTGHPVFFCNDCASQIRTPSTYISHLESHLGFRLRDLSKLSTEQINNQIAQTKSPSEKLVTSSPEEDLGTTYQCKLCNRTFASKHAVKLHLSKTHGKSPEDHLLFVSELEKQ; translated from the coding sequence ATGTGTCCAGAGAAGGAACTCAGCAAGGCCTGCCCTAGCTACCAGAACTCACCGGCCGCTGAGTTCTCCAGCCATGAAATGGACAGCGAGTCTCACATCAGTGAGACGAGTGACCGGATGGCTGACTTTGAAAGTAGTTCCATCAAGAATGAGGAGGAGACCAAGGAGGTCCAGGTGCCCCTGGAGGACACCACCGTGTCCGATAGCCTGGAGCAGATGAAGGCCGTGTACAACAACTTCCTGTCCAATTCCTATTGGTCCAACCTCAACCTGAACCTGCACCAGCCCTCCTCCGAGAACAATGGcggcagcagtagcagcagcagcagtagcagcagcagctgtggcaGCGGGAGCTTTGACTGGCACCAGAGTGCCATGGCGAAGACCCTGCAGCAGGTGTCCCAGAACCGAATGCTGCCAGAGCCCAGCCTGTTCAGCACCGTGCAGCTGTACCGCCAGAGCAGCAAGCTGTACGGCTCCATTTTCACTGGGGCCAGCAAGTTCCGTTGCAAAGACTGTAGTGCTGCCTATGACACTCTGGTAGAGCTGACCGTGCACATGAATGAGACAGGTCACTATCGCGATGACAACCACGAGACCGACAACAACAACCCCAAGCGCTGGTCCAAGCCTCGCAAACGGTCTTTGTTGGagatggaggggaaggaggatgcTCAGAAGGTGCTCAAGTGTATGTACTGTGGCCACTCCTTTGAGTCCCTCCAAGACCTGAGCGTCCATATGATCAAAACTAAACACTACCAAAAAGTGCCTCTCAAGGAACCTGTCACACCCGTTGCAGCCAAAATCATCCCTGCTGCTCGGAAGAAAccttctctggagctggagctgcctAGCTCCCCTGATTCCACAGGTGGAACCCCCAAAGCCACCCTGTCTGATGCCAGCGACGCTCTGCAGAAGAACTCCAACCCTTACATCACGCCAAATAACCGGTACGGCCACCAGAACGGGGCCAGTTATGCATGGCACTTCGAGGCCCGCAAGTCTCAGATCCTCAAATGCATGGAGTGTGGCAGCTCCCATGACACGCTCCAGGAGCTCACAGCTCACATGATGGTCACTGGCCATTTTATCAAGGTCACAAACTCGGCCATGAAGAAGGGGAAGCCCATCATGGAGACACCGGTCACGCCCACCATCACCACCTTGCTGGACGAGAAGGTGCAGTCTGTGCCACTGGCAGCCACCACATTCACGTCTCCCTCCAATACGCCCGCGAGTGTCTCCCCGAAGCTGACGGTGGAGATCAAAAAGGAAGTGGACAAGGAGAAAGCAGTCCCGGATGAGAAacccaaggagagagagaagcccaGTGAAGAGGAGGAAAAGTATGACATTTCTTCCAAGTACCACTATTTGACTGAAAACGACCTAGAAGAGAGCCCTAAAGGCGGACTAGATATCCTTAAATCCCTCGAGAACACAGTGACGTCTGCCATCAACAAGGCTCAGAATGGCACTCCCAGCTGGGGCGGCTATCCCAGCATCCACGCTGCCTACCAACTCCCCAACATGATGAAGTTGTCCCTGGGTTCCTCGGGGAAGAGCACGCCCCTGAAACCCATGTTTGGCAACAGCGAAATCGTGTCTCCCACAAAAACCCAGACCCTGGtctctccacccagcagccaaacCTCTCCCATGCCCAAGACAAACTTTCACGCCATGGAGGAACTGGTGAAAAAAGTCACGGAGAAAGTTGCCAAAgttgaggagaaaatgaaagagccGGAAGGCAAGCTTTCGCCACCCAAGCGGGCCACGCCGTCCCCGTGCAGCAGCGAGCAGAGCGAGCCCATCAAGATGGAGGCCTCCTGCGATGGCGGCTTCAAAAGCCAGGAGAACAGCCCCAGCCCACCAAGAGATGCGTGCAAGGAGGCGAGCCCCTCCGCAGAGCCCGTGGAGAATGGCAAGGAACTGGTGAAGCCCCTGAGCGGAGGTCTCAGCGGCAGCACAGCCATTATCACGGACCACCCACCAGAACAGCCTTTTGTGAACCCCCTGAGTGCCCTGCAGTCGGTCATGAACATCCACCTGGGCAAGGCTGCCAAGCCCTCGCTGCCTGCGCTGGACCCCATGAGCATGCTTTTCAAGATGAGCAACAGTCTGGCCGAGAAGGCAGCTGTGGCCACCCCGCCACCCCTTCAGGCCAAGAAGGCGGAGCATCTGGACCGCTATTTCTACCACGTCAACAATGACCAGCCCATAGACTTGACAAAAGGGAAGAGCGACAAAGGTTGCTCTTTAGGTTCAGGGCTTTTGTCCCCCACGTCCACATCCCCGGCAACTTCTTCATCCACGGTGACAACGGCAAAGACATCTGCCGTCGTATCATTCATGTCAAACTCGCCGCTGCGTGAGAATGCCTTGTCAGATATATCCGATATGTTGAAGAACTTGACAGAGAGCCACACGTCAAAATCCTCCACTCCTTCCAGCATCTCTGAGAAGTCTGACATTGACGGGGCCACCCTGGAAGAGGCCGAGGAGTCGACTCCGGCGCAGAAGAGGAAAGGCCGCCAGTCAAACTGGAATCCTCAGCACCTGCTAATCCTGCAGGCGCAGTTTGCAGCCAGCCTACGGCAGACTTCAGAAGGGAAGTACATCATGTCTGATCTGAGCCCCCAGGAGCGCATGCACATCTCCAGGTTCACCGGCCTCTCCATGACCACCATCAGCCATTGGCTGGCCAATGTGAAGTACCAACTTCGAAGGACAGGTGGAACAAAGTTCCTCAAAAACTTGGACACTGGACACCCAGTGTTCTTTTGTAACGACTGTGCGTCACAAATCAGGACTCCTTCCACGTACATCAGCCACCTAGAGTCACATCTGGGCTTCCGGCTACGGGACTTATCAAAATTGTCCACCGAACAGATTAACAATCAAATAGCACAAACCAAGTCGCCGTCTGAAAAACTGGTGACATCCTCCCCGGAGGAGGATCTGGGGACCACCTACCAGTGCAAACTTTGTAATCGGACCTTTGCGAGCAAGCATGCTGTTAAACTTCACCTTAGCAAAACCCACGGGAAATCACCGGAAGACCACCTCCTGTTCGTTTCTGAACTGGAGAAACAGTAG
- the Tshz3 gene encoding teashirt homolog 3 isoform X1 produces the protein MNKIPIFCKIQIWYLEQSTITQITSSVQEWSNARGQGALSLDAIQMCLKPSLERVTQKEGAYVSDELKAAALVEDDVEPEEQAADGEPSAKYMCPEKELSKACPSYQNSPAAEFSSHEMDSESHISETSDRMADFESSSIKNEEETKEVQVPLEDTTVSDSLEQMKAVYNNFLSNSYWSNLNLNLHQPSSENNGGSSSSSSSSSSSCGSGSFDWHQSAMAKTLQQVSQNRMLPEPSLFSTVQLYRQSSKLYGSIFTGASKFRCKDCSAAYDTLVELTVHMNETGHYRDDNHETDNNNPKRWSKPRKRSLLEMEGKEDAQKVLKCMYCGHSFESLQDLSVHMIKTKHYQKVPLKEPVTPVAAKIIPAARKKPSLELELPSSPDSTGGTPKATLSDASDALQKNSNPYITPNNRYGHQNGASYAWHFEARKSQILKCMECGSSHDTLQELTAHMMVTGHFIKVTNSAMKKGKPIMETPVTPTITTLLDEKVQSVPLAATTFTSPSNTPASVSPKLTVEIKKEVDKEKAVPDEKPKEREKPSEEEEKYDISSKYHYLTENDLEESPKGGLDILKSLENTVTSAINKAQNGTPSWGGYPSIHAAYQLPNMMKLSLGSSGKSTPLKPMFGNSEIVSPTKTQTLVSPPSSQTSPMPKTNFHAMEELVKKVTEKVAKVEEKMKEPEGKLSPPKRATPSPCSSEQSEPIKMEASCDGGFKSQENSPSPPRDACKEASPSAEPVENGKELVKPLSGGLSGSTAIITDHPPEQPFVNPLSALQSVMNIHLGKAAKPSLPALDPMSMLFKMSNSLAEKAAVATPPPLQAKKAEHLDRYFYHVNNDQPIDLTKGKSDKGCSLGSGLLSPTSTSPATSSSTVTTAKTSAVVSFMSNSPLRENALSDISDMLKNLTESHTSKSSTPSSISEKSDIDGATLEEAEESTPAQKRKGRQSNWNPQHLLILQAQFAASLRQTSEGKYIMSDLSPQERMHISRFTGLSMTTISHWLANVKYQLRRTGGTKFLKNLDTGHPVFFCNDCASQIRTPSTYISHLESHLGFRLRDLSKLSTEQINNQIAQTKSPSEKLVTSSPEEDLGTTYQCKLCNRTFASKHAVKLHLSKTHGKSPEDHLLFVSELEKQ, from the coding sequence CCTATGTTTCCGATGAGTTAAAGGCAGCTGCCTTGGTAGAAGATGACGTAGAGCCGGAGGAACAAGCGGCAGATGGAGAGCCCTCAGCCAAGTACATGTGTCCAGAGAAGGAACTCAGCAAGGCCTGCCCTAGCTACCAGAACTCACCGGCCGCTGAGTTCTCCAGCCATGAAATGGACAGCGAGTCTCACATCAGTGAGACGAGTGACCGGATGGCTGACTTTGAAAGTAGTTCCATCAAGAATGAGGAGGAGACCAAGGAGGTCCAGGTGCCCCTGGAGGACACCACCGTGTCCGATAGCCTGGAGCAGATGAAGGCCGTGTACAACAACTTCCTGTCCAATTCCTATTGGTCCAACCTCAACCTGAACCTGCACCAGCCCTCCTCCGAGAACAATGGcggcagcagtagcagcagcagcagtagcagcagcagctgtggcaGCGGGAGCTTTGACTGGCACCAGAGTGCCATGGCGAAGACCCTGCAGCAGGTGTCCCAGAACCGAATGCTGCCAGAGCCCAGCCTGTTCAGCACCGTGCAGCTGTACCGCCAGAGCAGCAAGCTGTACGGCTCCATTTTCACTGGGGCCAGCAAGTTCCGTTGCAAAGACTGTAGTGCTGCCTATGACACTCTGGTAGAGCTGACCGTGCACATGAATGAGACAGGTCACTATCGCGATGACAACCACGAGACCGACAACAACAACCCCAAGCGCTGGTCCAAGCCTCGCAAACGGTCTTTGTTGGagatggaggggaaggaggatgcTCAGAAGGTGCTCAAGTGTATGTACTGTGGCCACTCCTTTGAGTCCCTCCAAGACCTGAGCGTCCATATGATCAAAACTAAACACTACCAAAAAGTGCCTCTCAAGGAACCTGTCACACCCGTTGCAGCCAAAATCATCCCTGCTGCTCGGAAGAAAccttctctggagctggagctgcctAGCTCCCCTGATTCCACAGGTGGAACCCCCAAAGCCACCCTGTCTGATGCCAGCGACGCTCTGCAGAAGAACTCCAACCCTTACATCACGCCAAATAACCGGTACGGCCACCAGAACGGGGCCAGTTATGCATGGCACTTCGAGGCCCGCAAGTCTCAGATCCTCAAATGCATGGAGTGTGGCAGCTCCCATGACACGCTCCAGGAGCTCACAGCTCACATGATGGTCACTGGCCATTTTATCAAGGTCACAAACTCGGCCATGAAGAAGGGGAAGCCCATCATGGAGACACCGGTCACGCCCACCATCACCACCTTGCTGGACGAGAAGGTGCAGTCTGTGCCACTGGCAGCCACCACATTCACGTCTCCCTCCAATACGCCCGCGAGTGTCTCCCCGAAGCTGACGGTGGAGATCAAAAAGGAAGTGGACAAGGAGAAAGCAGTCCCGGATGAGAAacccaaggagagagagaagcccaGTGAAGAGGAGGAAAAGTATGACATTTCTTCCAAGTACCACTATTTGACTGAAAACGACCTAGAAGAGAGCCCTAAAGGCGGACTAGATATCCTTAAATCCCTCGAGAACACAGTGACGTCTGCCATCAACAAGGCTCAGAATGGCACTCCCAGCTGGGGCGGCTATCCCAGCATCCACGCTGCCTACCAACTCCCCAACATGATGAAGTTGTCCCTGGGTTCCTCGGGGAAGAGCACGCCCCTGAAACCCATGTTTGGCAACAGCGAAATCGTGTCTCCCACAAAAACCCAGACCCTGGtctctccacccagcagccaaacCTCTCCCATGCCCAAGACAAACTTTCACGCCATGGAGGAACTGGTGAAAAAAGTCACGGAGAAAGTTGCCAAAgttgaggagaaaatgaaagagccGGAAGGCAAGCTTTCGCCACCCAAGCGGGCCACGCCGTCCCCGTGCAGCAGCGAGCAGAGCGAGCCCATCAAGATGGAGGCCTCCTGCGATGGCGGCTTCAAAAGCCAGGAGAACAGCCCCAGCCCACCAAGAGATGCGTGCAAGGAGGCGAGCCCCTCCGCAGAGCCCGTGGAGAATGGCAAGGAACTGGTGAAGCCCCTGAGCGGAGGTCTCAGCGGCAGCACAGCCATTATCACGGACCACCCACCAGAACAGCCTTTTGTGAACCCCCTGAGTGCCCTGCAGTCGGTCATGAACATCCACCTGGGCAAGGCTGCCAAGCCCTCGCTGCCTGCGCTGGACCCCATGAGCATGCTTTTCAAGATGAGCAACAGTCTGGCCGAGAAGGCAGCTGTGGCCACCCCGCCACCCCTTCAGGCCAAGAAGGCGGAGCATCTGGACCGCTATTTCTACCACGTCAACAATGACCAGCCCATAGACTTGACAAAAGGGAAGAGCGACAAAGGTTGCTCTTTAGGTTCAGGGCTTTTGTCCCCCACGTCCACATCCCCGGCAACTTCTTCATCCACGGTGACAACGGCAAAGACATCTGCCGTCGTATCATTCATGTCAAACTCGCCGCTGCGTGAGAATGCCTTGTCAGATATATCCGATATGTTGAAGAACTTGACAGAGAGCCACACGTCAAAATCCTCCACTCCTTCCAGCATCTCTGAGAAGTCTGACATTGACGGGGCCACCCTGGAAGAGGCCGAGGAGTCGACTCCGGCGCAGAAGAGGAAAGGCCGCCAGTCAAACTGGAATCCTCAGCACCTGCTAATCCTGCAGGCGCAGTTTGCAGCCAGCCTACGGCAGACTTCAGAAGGGAAGTACATCATGTCTGATCTGAGCCCCCAGGAGCGCATGCACATCTCCAGGTTCACCGGCCTCTCCATGACCACCATCAGCCATTGGCTGGCCAATGTGAAGTACCAACTTCGAAGGACAGGTGGAACAAAGTTCCTCAAAAACTTGGACACTGGACACCCAGTGTTCTTTTGTAACGACTGTGCGTCACAAATCAGGACTCCTTCCACGTACATCAGCCACCTAGAGTCACATCTGGGCTTCCGGCTACGGGACTTATCAAAATTGTCCACCGAACAGATTAACAATCAAATAGCACAAACCAAGTCGCCGTCTGAAAAACTGGTGACATCCTCCCCGGAGGAGGATCTGGGGACCACCTACCAGTGCAAACTTTGTAATCGGACCTTTGCGAGCAAGCATGCTGTTAAACTTCACCTTAGCAAAACCCACGGGAAATCACCGGAAGACCACCTCCTGTTCGTTTCTGAACTGGAGAAACAGTAG